A genomic region of Sphingobium sp. HWE2-09 contains the following coding sequences:
- a CDS encoding acyl-CoA thioesterase: MPYVDETPPDISPAVRVIAMPTDTNPYGDIFGGWLMSLMDSAAGSVAARHSHGRAVTIAVEGMTFLRPVVVGDEVSVFATLNSVGRTSMKIEVEAWRRARHDDRTYRVTRATFTFVAIGEDRQPRSVPPLAG; the protein is encoded by the coding sequence ATGCCCTATGTGGACGAAACCCCGCCGGACATCAGCCCGGCGGTGCGGGTCATCGCCATGCCGACCGACACCAATCCCTATGGGGATATTTTCGGCGGCTGGCTGATGAGCCTGATGGATTCCGCGGCGGGGTCCGTAGCCGCCCGGCATAGCCATGGCCGCGCCGTGACGATCGCGGTGGAGGGGATGACCTTCCTGCGCCCTGTCGTAGTCGGCGACGAAGTGTCGGTCTTTGCAACCCTTAATTCCGTCGGGCGCACCTCGATGAAGATCGAGGTAGAAGCCTGGCGCCGGGCGCGTCACGACGACCGCACCTATCGCGTCACCCGCGCGACATTCACCTTCGTGGCGATCGGTGAGGATCGCCAGCCCCGTTCCGTACCGCCGCTGGCGGGATAA